CTAATAAATTAGGTATTGAGACAAATAAACTTTTTGATCCGCTAAAAATGGAGAAAGACCCAGAGTTCAAAATATACTTAACTTTAGATGATTTAGCAAAAATAGAGCAAATGGGCAATACTGATCTCATTGATGCTCGGGACTGGCTAATAATAAGTTGTTATACTGGCCAAAGGATATCTGACTTCATGAGATTTGAATCTAGTATGATTAGAGTTGAAAATGATGTAAAGTATATTGAGTTTTCTCAGCAAAAAACATCTAAGAAAATGACACTCCCGTTACATCCAAAAGTTATTGAAATACTAGATAGGAGAAAAGGAGAGTTCCCTAAGAAAATACCAGAAAATAGATACAATGAAGAAATAAAAACGATCTGCAGAATTGCAGGCTTAGAGGATTTGATTATGGGTAAAAAATTCATGCCTTTCGGTGAAAGTCAAAGAAGATATGAAGGTGAATATCCAAAATGGGAATTGGTATCTTCACATATTGGTAGACGGTCATTTGCAACAAACTTTTATGGTAAAATACCAACTACATATTTGATTTACGCAACTGGACATGGAACAGAAGCACAATTCTTAAACTACATTGGGAAAAGTAACAAGGATCTTGCTAAAGAACTATTTAACTATTTTAAATAGAAAAGGAAGCTGTATTAGCTTCCTTTCTTATTTTTTATAAAACATATTATCTTCTATTCCGAAAATGTAATTAGCATTAACTTTATATAAATCGCAAGTTTTCTGAATCTGTACGGTTGTGAAATGATTAATGCCTTTTAAAATTTTGTAATAAGTTTCTGGAGTCATGTCTATACTTAAACAAAACCACCTTTTATTTTTAACTTTTTTTTGAGCAATTAAATACTCAATTACTTCAATCATACGTTTATCGCAATCGTACATTAAGAAAATTATTTATATTGATTCTAAATAATATTTGTATATTTGTTTGTAAACCTAAAATCCTTTGAATTATGTCTATAAGCGAATCAAATCAATCAGCACCAATAGCAAGGCATGATATTATTAGTGAAGATGCTTTAAATTGGAGTGACGAGTATTCTAAAAAAATTAAAAAAGCAATAAAGCTTAACAATCAGTTTTTGAAATCACTAAAACAAATAAGAAAAGAGCTAAGTAAATCAGCTTAGTAAAAAAAACTTTTGTTTTTCTTTAATGTATTTACCTATAAATCCTGAATCAGCAATACTTTTTGCTTGTTCAGGATGTTTAGTGTTTAAAAAATCAATGCATTTATCTAACGATGTCTCAGAAAGCTCTTCTATTTTTTTAGATTTATTTAGTTGATCTTGTAGTTTATTACCAGTAACCTTAATTTTAAAATCAAATACTTCGTCAATAATTTTTGATATTTCTTTTTCTAATTCTCTCATAATTAATATACATCACTTAATAATACTCAAACTCAACAACATTTTCTCCGTATTGTGATTTCTCAACTTGTTTTATTGGGAAGCTTTGTGCATTGTTCGTCAGAAATAAGGTTGTTTTAGTTATTGTTCGATGGTTAAATCTTTATAGTTTATTGTGCCGTCTTTCATAACAATAGTAACTGAGAAGTTCGAGCGAATCATTGCTCCAAAGCTATTTTGACTGTCAACCCATGAATTTACCTTGTACTCTCCATCTCCTATATAGCTAACATGACTGTATTTTTCATTTCTTCCTGGAAATTCAGCTGTTGCAGGGGATTTTAATTTACTTTTTACAGCATCTTCAGCGTATCTATATGCTTGAAATGAATCGGAATAAGAATTTGTAGAAGTATTGGATGTATCTTTGGTAGAAACCTCAATTACATAGCCAATAAATATTAGTACTAATATTGCAAGTCCCCAACCTAAGCAACCGCTATTTTTTTTAATCTTAACTCCACAACTTGGGCAGTTTTTAGCCTTGCTACTTACTTCATTATTACATTCTTTACATTTTATTAATGCCATAATATATAAATTGCTTAATCAGTTAAATATTTACAAATGCTTACGCTGAATTTTTCCTTTAATAACAAATAATCTTAGAATATCTTTTTTATTTATTACGGTATCTCCTTTATAATTTGGATTTGAAGAACGTAAAATAACTTTAGATTCATCTTCGTGCTGAAACAAAAGCTTGGCAGCTCTAATATCGTTAGCGTTAGAATTTGTTACAACAAAATAGGCTTCGCCCCAAAAAATAACATCTAAGTTAAAAACCTGCTTAATGGCTATTATTTCTCCAGAACAAAAAGCTGGGTACATACTATCTCCAAATATAGGCACATAAGCCGTACAGTCATTAAAATGTTCGTAATTAATATAAAAGGTAGGCACTTCTTTAAAATCACTAAAACTCGATGTTATACTTGCTGTAGCTTCAATATCTTCATAATATGGTACGCCTGGAGTTGGGGTGTTTTCTTTTTTTGCAACAACTTCGTTATTCACAATATTGTTATTTATAAATTCACGCAACATATTTTCTTTAGATGCTGGAATAACTTCTCCTTTTTCCCAATTAGATATTGTATTGTGTGAAACACCAAGAATAATAGCTAACTCCTTCTGTGTTAAGCCTAATTCTTTCCTTTTATTTCTTATTTCTGTTCCAATCATAATTTAGAATAATTATAAATTACATAATATTTGTAATATTGTGAATTCAATGTTTGTTTTTCATAATATTGTGAATTACATTTGTATCACAATGTAACAGAATGATACACAAATATTGATTGTAAAATCAAAGTTACATTTTTTAAAAACACGCTCATTGACATATTGGATAATTTAGAAACGGTATAAATAAGCCGAGGGTAGTTATACCTCCTGAGGATCGGCTGAAAGGGGAAAAATAACAGCCTTTGCAAAGAAATGGTAAACGGAGCGATACCGACAAAGGCTCTATAATCACTAATAAATTTGGTTAAGATCATGAATAAAAACAATGAAATCAGGGTAGTAACTATAAAGGGCTTATGTGATATTCTAAAATGCAACAGAGTAGATTATTACAGAAAGTACAAAGATAGATTACAAAGATACCCAACAGGAACTAGGTATGTTTATTTTTTAGAAGAAGATGTATTGAATCTTAAAAAAGAGATTGAATCAGTAAATCTAAAAGTAGTATGCTAATGGATTTCCTTTTACTAGCAAGTTTATTTGGGCTTGTAATTATTGGATTAGCACTTTTTTTTAAATGGCTAATAAAGAAGGTTAATTGGTTGAATCGAAAATTTAACCAATAAAAAAGCCAGTGCTCGAACACTGACTTTAATAAAGTATAACACAATTAAAAAAATAATTATGTCAAAATTCTCTAAGACAAAGGTACTAAACTATTCTTCAAAAAACCTACTGGTTAATATCATTATAAAAGAGATTGATAAAAGAATAGAAAAAGGAGGTTCGGTTATCGAACAAATATTAATCGCTAAACAACTTGATTTGCCGGCTTGTCATCTTATTGCGCAACGAGTTTTAGAAAATCAAAAAAACTAAAGATTATGAAAACATTTATAATTATCGGTAAAGTGCAAGGCGTATTTGTCGAATACACAAAACAAGCAGTAAGTGAACCGGCAGCCAAAATGATTGCTAAACAATTAGGTTTGAAATCAGTAAGAGTAAAGGAGGTAAGTAATGATTAACGCATTTATAGAATACTTAAAAAACAGAAATGTTTTTGAGGGTAGAGTTGGGAATTTTAATTCCTTCTACACCGAAATACTTTTTCAGGATCATTACTTCCAACTGGACTTTGACTTCATAAAAAACAAGGTTAAAGTAGCTGTTTGGGTAGAAATTGACGATGAAGATTTTATACAGGTTGGTTTAGATAAAAAAGAAATGAGTAATCTAATCAATTACTTAGAAAACCTACAGCCTAAAAAAGAAGAAGAACCAATAAAAGATTTATATAGCTATTACGGCGTACAACCTCAAAACTTTATATAATTATGACTAATCAAGTAACTACACAACAACAAAATAAACCTATCACAGTGAAAGGTTTATTCAACGCGGAATCAACTAAAAAGAGATTCGAAGAATTATTAGGTAAAAAAGCACAAGGATTTATTTCGAGTGTTATTCAGATAACAAATAATAACAAGCTACTTGCAAACGCAAATCCAACAACAATATTAAACTCTGCAGTAATGGCTGCTGCTTTAGACTTACCTATAAATCAAAACTTGGGATTTGCTTGGATTATTCCTTTTAAAGGAGAAGCTCAATTCCAAATGGGATGGAAGGGCTATATACAATTAG
This genomic window from Flavobacterium agricola contains:
- a CDS encoding phage integrase SAM-like domain-containing protein, whose translation is MATVNFLYRSKLDSANLTARLLFRHEGKDYTFDALIRKKVTLEFWKKRNKKIRDVNFNNLQNEINNELSEVRTHVLKEFDSVFYSNQELLTSIINKQWLINVVSSYYSVGSNLNDKLVPNRVVDFFDYLRETRKDELAPRSLIKYTTYKKIVERFEIETDKIILLKDLGNNLKFELVDYMKKEKYSVSSIKSTIKYLRVIWGLANKLGIETNKLFDPLKMEKDPEFKIYLTLDDLAKIEQMGNTDLIDARDWLIISCYTGQRISDFMRFESSMIRVENDVKYIEFSQQKTSKKMTLPLHPKVIEILDRRKGEFPKKIPENRYNEEIKTICRIAGLEDLIMGKKFMPFGESQRRYEGEYPKWELVSSHIGRRSFATNFYGKIPTTYLIYATGHGTEAQFLNYIGKSNKDLAKELFNYFK
- a CDS encoding helix-turn-helix domain-containing protein; this translates as MIGTEIRNKRKELGLTQKELAIILGVSHNTISNWEKGEVIPASKENMLREFINNNIVNNEVVAKKENTPTPGVPYYEDIEATASITSSFSDFKEVPTFYINYEHFNDCTAYVPIFGDSMYPAFCSGEIIAIKQVFNLDVIFWGEAYFVVTNSNANDIRAAKLLFQHEDESKVILRSSNPNYKGDTVINKKDILRLFVIKGKIQRKHL